The following are encoded together in the Coffea arabica cultivar ET-39 chromosome 1c, Coffea Arabica ET-39 HiFi, whole genome shotgun sequence genome:
- the LOC113730269 gene encoding phosphomethylpyrimidine synthase, chloroplastic isoform X4, with translation MASVQATLTPAACKNGNYSSPMKFSNSSFLPGFDVTGQITGIRKKDSCSTHLSGVRATLTFDPPTTNKENSKQRKHTVDPNAPDFLPLPSFEECFPRSSKEYTEVIHGQSGNVLKVPFRRIHLSGDEPHFDAYDTSGPQDINPHSGLPKLRKDWVDRREKLGGPRYTQMYYAKQGIITEEMAFCAARENLEPEFVRSEVARGRAIIPSNKKHLELEPMIVGRNFLVKVNANIGNSAVVSSIEEEVHKLQWATMWGADTIMDLSTGRHIHETREWILRNSAVPVGTVPIYQALEKVNGIAENLSWDVFRDTLIEQAEQGVDYFTIHAGVLLRYIPLTAKRMTGIVSRGGSIHAKWCLAYHKENFAYEHWDEILDICNQYDISLSIGDGLRPGSIYDANDTAQFAELLTQGELTRRAWEKDVQVMNEGPGHIPMHKIPENMQKQLEWCNEAPFYTLGPLTTDIAPGYDHITSAIGAANIGALGTALLCYVTPKEHLGLPNRDDVKAGVIAYKIAAHAADLAKGHPHAQAWDDALSKARFEFRWMDQFALSLDPMTAMSFHDETLPSEGAKVAHFCSMCGPKFCSMKITEDVRKYAEEHGYGSAEEAVKRGMDAMSAEFLAAKKTVSGEQHGEIGGEIYLPETYVKSIKI, from the exons ATGGCTTCAGTGCAAGCTACTTTGACACCAGCTGCATGCAAGAATGGGAACTATTCTTCCCCGATGAAGTTCTCGAATAGCTCCTTCTTGCCTGGGTTTGATGTGACCGGGCAAATTACTGGAATAAGGAAGAAGGATTCATGTTCGACCCATCTGTCTGGCGTTAGAGCCACTTTAACATTTGATCCCCCTACAACCAATAAGGAGAACTCCAAGCAAAGGAAGCACACTGTGGATCCCAATGCTCCTGATTTCCTCCCTCTCCCATCCTTCGAAGAATGCTTCCCGAGGAGCTCCAAGGAATACAC GGAGGTTATTCATGGACAATCTGGAAATGTACTTAAAGTTCCTTTTCGACGTATCCACCTATCAGGGGATGAACCTCATTTTGATGCTTATGACACCAGTGGCCCCCAAGATATTAACCCCCACAGTG GTCTTCCCAAACTGCGCAAGGACTGGGTTGATAGGAGGGAGAAACTCGGTGGGCCAAGATACACACAAATGTACTACGCTAAGCAGGGAATCATAACTGAAGAGATGGCATTTTGTGCTGCTCGTGAAAATCTGGAGCCAGAATTTGTGAGGTCAGAGGTTGCTCGTGGCCGTGCAATCATACCGTCAAACAAGAAGCACCTAGAGTTAGAGCCAATGATAGttggaagaaatttcttggTGAAAGTCAATGCTAATATTGGAAACTCTGCTGTTGTGAGTTCTATCGAGGAAGAAGTACATAAGCTTCAATGGGCAACAATGTGGGGTGCTGATACCATTATGGATCTCTCAACAGGTCGTCACATTCATGAAACTCGTGAGTGGATCCTACGTAACTCTGCTGTACCTGTTGGTACAGTACCAATCTATCAAGCACTAGAAAAAGTGAATGGGATTGCTGAGAATTTGAGCTGGGACGTTTTCAGAGACACCTTAATTGAGCAAGCAGAGCAAGGTGTAGATTACTTCACCATCCATGCTGGAGTCCTTCTCCGTTACATTCCGCTGACAGCAAAAAGAATGACTGGAATTGTTTCTCGCGGAGGTTCTATTCATGCAAAGTGGTGCTTAGCTTATCACAAAGAGAATTTTGCTTACGAACATTGGGATGAAATATTAGACATATGCAATCAGTACGATATATCCTTATCGATAGGTGATGGTTTGAGGCCTGGATCCATTTATGATGCAAATGACACTGCTCAGTTCGCAGAGCTCCTAACTCAAGGAGAATTGACTCGTAGAGCTTGGGAGAAGGATGTACAG GTCATGAATGAAGGACCTGGACATATTCCGATGCACAAGATTCCAGAGAACATGCAAAAGCAGCTGGAATGGTGTAATGAAGCGCCTTTCTACACTCTTGGACCCCTGACAACTGATATTGCTCCTGGTTATGATCACATCACCTCAGCAATTGGTGCTGCCAATATTGGGGCTCTTGGTACTGCACTGCTCTGTTATGTGACACCCAAAGAGCATCTTGGCTTGCCTAATCGAGATGATGTAAAGGCTGGAGTTATAGCTTATAAGATAGCTGCACATGCCGCTGATTTAGCAAAAGGGCATCCTCATGCTCAAGCCTGGGATGACGCACTGAGCAAGGCAAGATTTGAGTTCCGTTGGATGGACCAATTTGCATTGTCATTGGACCCCATGACTGCAATGTCCTTCCATGACGAAACCCTGCCATCTGAAGGCGCTAAAGTGGCACATTTCTGCTCTATGTGTGGACCAAAATTTTGCTCTATGAAGATCACTGAGGACGTCAGGAAATATGCGGAGGAGCACGGTTATGGAAGTGCAGAGGAAGCTGTTAAGCGTGGGATGGATGCCATGAGTGCTGAGTTCTTGGCTGCCAAGAAAACTGTGAGTGGGGAACAACATGGTGAGATTGGTGGAGAAATCTACCTGCCTGAAACTTACGTGAAGTCTATCAAAATCTGA